In Flavobacterium sp. CBA20B-1, one DNA window encodes the following:
- the ybeY gene encoding rRNA maturation RNase YbeY, which produces MVIFNYETDFQLENEQQYEVWIDAIIESEGKEAGEINYIFCDDEYLHNINMQYLNHDTLTDIISFDYCIGDLISGDIFISMERVEENAKEYEVSLQNELLRVMAHGVLHYCGYKDKTEKEAELMRIKEQEKINMFHVEQ; this is translated from the coding sequence ATGGTTATATTTAATTACGAAACCGATTTTCAGTTAGAAAACGAGCAACAATACGAAGTTTGGATTGATGCCATAATTGAATCGGAAGGTAAAGAAGCTGGTGAAATTAATTATATTTTTTGCGATGATGAATATTTGCACAACATCAATATGCAGTATCTAAATCATGATACTTTAACCGATATTATTAGTTTCGATTACTGTATAGGCGACTTAATTTCTGGTGATATTTTTATATCGATGGAACGAGTAGAGGAGAATGCAAAAGAATACGAGGTATCTCTCCAAAACGAACTACTTCGAGTGATGGCTCATGGAGTTTTGCATTACTGCGGATACAAAGATAAAACCGAAAAAGAAGCCGAATTAATGCGTATAAAAGAACAAGAAAAAATTAATATGTTCCACGTGGAACAATAA
- the mnmG gene encoding tRNA uridine-5-carboxymethylaminomethyl(34) synthesis enzyme MnmG: protein MSIFQDKYDVIVVGAGHAGSEAAAAAANMGMKTLLITMSLQNIAQMSCNPAMGGIAKGQIVREIDAMGGYSGIVSDQSAIQFKMLNVSKGPAMWSPRCQSDRMLFAETWRLMLEGTPNLDFYQEMVSGILIENHKIVGVKTSLGIEIKSKTVILTNGTFLNGLIHIGDKQFGGGRAGESASFGITEDLIKVGFEAGRMKTGTPPRVDGRSLDYSKMEEQPGDVNPQKFSYSDKTKPLTKQRSCYMTYTSPEVHNLLREGFDRSPMFNGRIKSLGPRYCPSIEDKINRFADKDRHQLFVEPEGWNTVEVYVNGFSTSLPEDVQFNALRSVVGFEKVKFFRPGYAIEYDYFPPTQLKHTLETKLVEGLFFAGQINGTTGYEEAAAQGLMAGINAALKVQEKTPLILKRNEAYIGVLIDDLITKGTEEPYRMFTSRAEYRTLLRQDNADFRLTPKAFEIGLAGEDRIKRMEYKKESSDHFVQFFKETSVQPKEANPILGEKGSEPMKQPDKMFKVFSRPQLKDDDILRFEKVKQYISENNIDKEIVDQAIIQVKYSGYIEKEKNNADKLNRLEDVRIPEHFDYDKIKSMSYEAKEKLKKIRPVTISQASRISGVAPSDISILLIHMGR from the coding sequence ATGAGTATATTTCAAGATAAATATGATGTGATTGTGGTAGGAGCCGGACATGCGGGTTCAGAAGCTGCTGCTGCTGCTGCAAACATGGGAATGAAGACGCTTTTAATAACTATGAGTCTTCAGAATATTGCACAAATGAGTTGTAATCCTGCAATGGGTGGTATTGCAAAAGGACAAATTGTTCGTGAAATCGATGCAATGGGTGGTTACTCTGGAATTGTATCTGACCAATCTGCTATTCAATTTAAAATGTTGAACGTTTCCAAAGGACCTGCTATGTGGTCGCCAAGATGTCAAAGCGATCGTATGTTGTTTGCAGAAACCTGGCGCTTGATGTTAGAAGGTACTCCGAATTTAGATTTTTATCAGGAAATGGTTTCTGGAATTTTAATAGAAAATCATAAAATAGTAGGTGTAAAAACCAGTCTTGGAATTGAAATAAAATCAAAAACGGTTATCCTTACAAATGGTACTTTTTTAAACGGTTTGATTCATATTGGCGATAAACAATTCGGCGGTGGTAGGGCAGGAGAGAGTGCTTCTTTTGGAATTACGGAAGATTTGATAAAAGTAGGTTTTGAAGCTGGAAGAATGAAAACCGGAACACCGCCTCGCGTAGATGGACGTTCGTTAGATTATTCTAAAATGGAAGAACAGCCAGGTGATGTAAATCCACAAAAGTTTTCGTATTCTGATAAAACAAAACCACTTACAAAACAGCGCTCTTGTTATATGACTTATACTTCGCCAGAAGTACATAATTTGTTACGAGAAGGTTTTGATCGTTCGCCTATGTTTAACGGTAGAATAAAAAGTTTAGGACCGCGTTATTGTCCTTCTATTGAAGATAAAATCAATCGTTTTGCAGATAAAGACCGCCATCAATTATTTGTGGAACCTGAGGGTTGGAACACAGTAGAAGTGTATGTAAATGGCTTTTCTACTTCGTTACCAGAAGATGTGCAGTTTAATGCATTACGTTCTGTGGTAGGTTTTGAAAAGGTAAAGTTTTTCCGTCCGGGTTATGCGATTGAATACGATTATTTTCCACCAACACAATTGAAACATACCTTAGAAACAAAGTTAGTGGAAGGTTTGTTTTTTGCAGGTCAAATTAACGGAACTACAGGTTATGAAGAAGCAGCAGCGCAAGGTTTAATGGCGGGTATAAATGCTGCTTTAAAAGTGCAAGAAAAAACACCATTAATCTTAAAAAGAAACGAAGCATATATTGGTGTTTTAATTGATGATTTAATTACAAAAGGTACAGAAGAACCATACCGAATGTTTACATCACGTGCAGAATACAGAACCTTGCTGCGACAAGATAATGCAGATTTTAGGTTAACTCCCAAAGCTTTTGAAATTGGTTTAGCAGGTGAAGATCGAATAAAAAGAATGGAATACAAAAAAGAATCATCCGATCATTTTGTTCAGTTTTTTAAAGAAACATCTGTGCAGCCGAAAGAAGCAAATCCTATTTTAGGAGAAAAAGGAAGCGAACCAATGAAGCAACCCGATAAAATGTTTAAGGTTTTTTCACGTCCGCAATTAAAAGATGACGATATTTTACGCTTTGAAAAAGTAAAACAATACATCTCCGAAAATAATATAGATAAAGAGATTGTTGATCAAGCAATTATTCAAGTGAAATATTCCGGGTATATCGAAAAGGAAAAAAACAATGCTGACAAATTGAATAGATTAGAAGATGTGCGTATTCCAGAACATTTCGATTATGATAAAATCAAATCTATGTCTTATGAGGCCAAAGAAAAATTGAAAAAGATTCGTCCAGTAACTATTTCGCAAGCATCAAGAATAAGTGGTGTAGCACCGTCTGATATTTCTATTTTACTAATTCACATGGGTAGATAG
- a CDS encoding class I SAM-dependent methyltransferase, with translation MKNKTIKDFSITKEDFELVYHEKYDMYQTKFSAFDQLGAYYKSENYISHTDGKRNWFEKMYQLVKNHTIKSKWNLISNVTNRSYLNVLDIGCGTGDFLKYGIQELAVNGVGVEPNETARGIAQSKKMDVFNSIDEIPAEKFDVITLWHVLEHVTDLNIYFQFFSERLTENGTLVIAVPNFKSFDAKHYKQHWAAWDVPRHLWHFSKISIKKLAEEHQFKLIHIKPMYFDSFYVSLLSEEYKTGSKNILKAFYIGLLSNLKGFFSKEYSSHIYILKK, from the coding sequence ATGAAAAATAAAACCATTAAAGATTTTAGTATTACCAAAGAAGATTTTGAGCTGGTCTATCATGAAAAATATGATATGTATCAAACAAAGTTTTCGGCATTTGACCAGTTGGGAGCTTATTATAAAAGTGAGAATTATATTTCACACACCGACGGTAAAAGAAATTGGTTTGAAAAAATGTATCAGTTGGTAAAAAATCATACCATAAAAAGTAAATGGAACTTGATAAGTAATGTTACCAATCGGTCATACCTAAATGTATTAGATATTGGATGCGGTACGGGTGATTTTTTAAAATATGGTATTCAAGAATTAGCAGTTAATGGAGTAGGAGTAGAACCCAACGAAACAGCGCGTGGTATTGCACAATCAAAAAAAATGGATGTTTTTAATTCTATTGATGAAATACCTGCAGAAAAATTTGATGTAATTACATTATGGCATGTGTTGGAACATGTAACCGATTTGAATATTTATTTTCAATTTTTTAGTGAACGTCTAACCGAAAATGGAACACTCGTAATTGCAGTTCCTAATTTTAAATCATTCGATGCAAAACATTATAAACAACATTGGGCAGCTTGGGACGTACCCAGACATCTTTGGCATTTTAGTAAAATATCTATAAAAAAATTAGCCGAAGAGCATCAATTCAAATTAATACATATAAAACCTATGTATTTTGATAGTTTTTATGTTTCATTATTATCGGAAGAATATAAAACAGGATCAAAAAATATTTTAAAAGCATTTTATATCGGTTTGCTATCCAATTTAAAGGGATTTTTCTCTAAAGAGTATTCTTCACACATTTATATTCTTAAAAAATAA
- a CDS encoding OmpH family outer membrane protein, translating into MKKIMMLAVVALSVVACNKETTETAKIEKAGADKVALKTAYIDTEVLMKDYQEFKDFEVKFKTMSEKMKNELDSDARKFQNDVLDLQKNAQSKGMEWAQKRQAELERRQQTLTEKEQNYMKKFQEESAVERDSMVSKMKKFIKEYGKEKGYDYIYGTGDAASVLYAKEEYDLTKEILALLHKQYEEKTGKKVEAKEEITTTETKKEADKKTEAKK; encoded by the coding sequence ATGAAAAAAATAATGATGTTGGCTGTTGTAGCACTTAGTGTGGTGGCTTGTAACAAAGAAACGACAGAAACAGCGAAAATAGAAAAAGCAGGTGCTGATAAAGTGGCTTTAAAAACAGCTTATATCGATACGGAAGTTTTAATGAAAGATTATCAAGAATTCAAAGATTTCGAGGTAAAGTTTAAAACCATGTCCGAAAAAATGAAGAATGAATTAGACAGTGATGCACGTAAATTTCAAAACGATGTGTTGGATCTTCAGAAAAATGCCCAATCAAAGGGTATGGAATGGGCACAAAAACGCCAAGCTGAATTAGAACGCCGTCAACAAACTTTAACAGAGAAAGAACAAAACTATATGAAAAAGTTCCAAGAAGAAAGTGCTGTGGAACGCGATTCAATGGTTTCTAAAATGAAAAAATTCATTAAAGAATACGGCAAAGAAAAAGGTTACGATTATATTTACGGAACAGGCGATGCGGCTTCGGTTCTTTATGCAAAAGAAGAATATGATTTAACCAAAGAAATATTAGCATTGTTGCACAAACAATACGAAGAAAAAACCGGTAAAAAAGTAGAAGCTAAAGAAGAAATTACTACCACTGAAACTAAAAAAGAAGCGGATAAGAAAACTGAAGCTAAAAAATAA
- a CDS encoding DUF2683 family protein — protein sequence MTTITIKINEPTKVGKAFKNLIEFFSKEHKGIEIVSDTKSEYNPAFVEKIKEAENDIKNGKTTRLDAENI from the coding sequence ATGACAACTATAACCATAAAAATAAACGAACCTACCAAAGTTGGCAAAGCCTTCAAAAATTTAATTGAATTTTTTTCTAAAGAACACAAAGGTATTGAAATTGTTTCGGATACAAAAAGCGAATACAATCCTGCATTTGTTGAAAAAATTAAAGAAGCAGAAAATGATATTAAAAATGGTAAAACTACCCGTTTAGATGCTGAAAATATATAG
- a CDS encoding helix-turn-helix domain-containing protein yields the protein MTPEAELVLQYIQHTNRNVFLTGKAGTGKTTLLKKILTTTHKNTVVVAPTGIAALNAGGVTIHSFFQLPFSSYIPTTDFKNNNNGLYFETKQTITRHFKMQQSKQSIIKSLELLVIDEVSMLRADVLDAMNELLQFVRRSSLPFGGVQVLFIGDLWQLPPVVKPNEWETLRHFYQGIYFFNAWAMQTEPPVYVELKKIYRQDDADFIRLLNNFRTNNITPADYEVLAKQVDEYFDTNKNKGYITLTTHNRKADEINEQQLRHIKTQEFVFLPEIIGDFPEKLFPLEPELVLKKGAQVMFVKNDLSFEKRYYNGKIGTVFFVSENEIEVFLPEDNVKITVEKYEWQNVRYVLNEQTKEIEEEVLGTFVQYPLKLAWAITVHKSQGLTFDKAVLDINDVFMSGQAYVALSRLRSLDGLVLSKPVAIRQILADENILSFTQKNATIRQQDQLLQAKLEDLWQQVSETFNWQQAHDDFYKWIATWVPEKKSTRKIYRAWAEKQERLLLHLKKVGLQFLQELHAIFTDTNFRTDHLVQRFSKAYNYFYPKLDELGYDTLFVLEQAKKKKGFVLFVEQLRVFEEQHIKMVLKLLKTNKMIELFGKQMDFSTDNLKQTDAVSFRLNHLTAIKEILRSQMLDVAEEDAIDTDLKQIEKPTKTTTIDKTFELFQQRLTVSEIADKRKLSVATIYQHMGKLIAANKIAISEVLSKKKIAELQKLFSGSEDKTLTEIKADAPESITWEDLRIYKASLQVNN from the coding sequence ATGACACCTGAAGCAGAATTAGTTTTACAATACATACAGCATACCAACCGAAATGTTTTTTTAACCGGAAAAGCAGGAACTGGTAAAACCACTTTGCTCAAAAAAATTCTTACCACCACACACAAAAACACAGTTGTAGTGGCACCAACGGGCATCGCGGCTTTAAATGCGGGCGGGGTAACCATTCACTCGTTTTTTCAGTTGCCTTTTTCATCCTATATTCCTACTACCGATTTTAAAAATAACAACAATGGGTTGTATTTTGAAACCAAACAAACCATTACCCGCCATTTTAAAATGCAACAATCAAAGCAATCTATTATCAAAAGTTTAGAGTTGCTGGTGATTGATGAAGTATCCATGTTGCGAGCTGATGTGTTAGATGCCATGAACGAATTATTGCAGTTTGTTCGCAGGTCATCGTTGCCTTTTGGTGGCGTTCAGGTGTTGTTTATAGGCGATTTGTGGCAATTGCCTCCTGTTGTGAAGCCAAACGAATGGGAAACTCTAAGGCATTTTTACCAAGGCATTTATTTTTTCAACGCCTGGGCCATGCAAACAGAACCTCCTGTTTATGTGGAACTTAAAAAGATTTACCGCCAAGACGATGCCGATTTTATTCGGTTGCTGAATAATTTTAGAACAAACAACATCACTCCTGCCGATTATGAAGTTTTGGCAAAGCAAGTTGATGAATATTTCGATACCAACAAAAACAAAGGCTATATCACACTTACCACACACAACCGAAAAGCCGACGAAATAAATGAGCAACAACTGCGCCATATTAAAACACAAGAATTTGTTTTCTTGCCTGAAATTATTGGCGATTTTCCCGAAAAACTATTTCCGTTAGAACCTGAATTGGTTTTAAAAAAAGGCGCACAAGTGATGTTTGTAAAAAACGATTTAAGTTTTGAAAAACGCTATTACAACGGAAAAATCGGAACGGTTTTTTTTGTGTCTGAAAACGAAATAGAAGTTTTTTTGCCCGAAGATAATGTCAAAATTACGGTTGAAAAATACGAATGGCAAAATGTGCGTTATGTGCTCAATGAACAAACCAAAGAAATCGAAGAAGAAGTTTTAGGAACATTTGTGCAATATCCTTTGAAACTGGCTTGGGCCATAACGGTGCATAAATCGCAAGGATTAACATTTGATAAAGCAGTGCTGGATATCAACGATGTGTTTATGAGTGGGCAAGCCTATGTGGCATTGTCGCGTTTGCGCAGTTTAGATGGTTTGGTTTTATCAAAACCAGTAGCAATCCGCCAAATTTTGGCCGATGAAAACATTCTGTCTTTCACCCAAAAGAATGCAACTATTCGGCAGCAAGATCAATTATTGCAAGCTAAATTAGAAGATTTATGGCAACAAGTATCCGAAACATTCAATTGGCAGCAAGCACATGATGACTTTTATAAATGGATTGCTACTTGGGTTCCCGAAAAAAAATCGACCCGAAAAATTTATCGTGCTTGGGCAGAAAAACAAGAACGTTTGCTGTTGCATCTCAAAAAAGTGGGATTACAATTTTTACAAGAACTACACGCTATTTTTACCGATACCAATTTTAGAACCGATCATTTGGTGCAGCGTTTTTCCAAAGCATACAACTATTTTTATCCAAAATTAGATGAATTGGGATACGACACACTTTTTGTGTTGGAACAAGCAAAGAAAAAGAAAGGTTTTGTGCTTTTTGTGGAACAATTACGTGTATTTGAGGAGCAACATATAAAAATGGTTTTAAAGTTGCTTAAAACGAACAAAATGATTGAATTGTTTGGCAAGCAAATGGATTTCTCAACCGATAATCTAAAGCAAACCGATGCCGTTTCTTTCCGATTGAATCATTTAACGGCGATTAAAGAAATTTTGCGCTCCCAAATGTTAGATGTTGCAGAGGAAGATGCAATAGATACAGATTTAAAACAAATTGAAAAACCTACTAAAACCACTACAATAGACAAAACGTTTGAGCTTTTTCAACAAAGATTAACCGTGAGCGAAATTGCCGATAAACGCAAACTTTCTGTTGCAACCATTTATCAACATATGGGCAAATTAATAGCAGCGAATAAAATAGCAATCAGCGAAGTATTGTCAAAAAAGAAAATAGCAGAATTGCAAAAATTATTCAGTGGGAGTGAAGATAAAACCTTAACCGAAATTAAAGCCGATGCTCCTGAATCAATTACTTGGGAGGATTTGCGTATTTATAAAGCTTCTCTTCAAGTGAATAACTGA
- a CDS encoding sensor histidine kinase codes for MKEKKVDELNFTTGSFKYRKAVHYTLVVSVIFFQILLLVIVYNEIFNEPKLEELEAEIHISEQAKQFSDRTKSDYIAAQFNLQQYLQTKDEQYLVKYNDALDSLNKNIQNLVKTTDKSAGFSMYLRKDKNPKLSVENINSKIDSLRNIEIPPNIDFKEEVFKLSSIQLKDVIDSLNVETSVSVDSVQRKGLLTRLGNAISGNVDVQKEKSNVVLTLRQGKKVSSGSIEEQIENLFQSTNEYYQKAFENYKRKLAAVNRKNSKNNSDFFNANTELLSYSNMLLTKYNDALVSFTNDARKKFQEQYHANKKIRNYAVIGLIFLMVLISILLAFLTRLAFVYEKRLEQAKQKIQQNLNFKNRIVGMISHEIRSPLNIISIYTRGISRQVQDEEVKDSLKSIEATTQSLSLMANQILEFSKNENKKLILNKTTFNLKTELDEILKSLAHFVNNNGNKLVINNTITHDVMLHSDSVKIHQLFYNIIGNANKFTKKGEIVANIAIEKIDEHTQNLKVSIKDNGAGISEKDLKHIFESYHQGKIAADVQNLGAGLGLNLCKEIVELFQGKISVTSKPNTETVVTFNLILDTQNKESKQ; via the coding sequence TTGAAAGAAAAAAAAGTTGATGAATTAAACTTTACAACCGGTAGTTTCAAATACAGAAAAGCGGTTCATTACACGTTGGTTGTAAGTGTGATTTTTTTTCAGATACTATTGCTTGTAATTGTTTACAATGAAATTTTTAATGAACCAAAACTGGAAGAGTTAGAAGCCGAAATTCATATTTCTGAACAAGCCAAGCAATTCAGTGACCGCACAAAAAGCGATTATATTGCTGCGCAGTTTAATTTACAACAATATCTTCAAACCAAAGATGAACAATATTTGGTGAAGTATAATGATGCATTAGACAGCTTAAATAAAAACATTCAAAATTTAGTAAAAACAACCGATAAAAGTGCGGGTTTTTCCATGTATTTGCGCAAAGATAAAAACCCAAAATTATCAGTAGAAAACATCAATTCAAAGATTGATTCCCTTCGAAATATTGAGATTCCTCCAAATATTGATTTTAAGGAAGAAGTTTTTAAGTTAAGTAGTATTCAACTTAAAGATGTAATTGATAGTTTAAATGTTGAAACCAGTGTTTCTGTTGACAGTGTGCAACGGAAAGGACTTTTAACTCGGTTAGGAAATGCTATATCTGGAAATGTGGATGTTCAAAAAGAAAAATCGAACGTGGTATTAACCCTTCGTCAAGGAAAAAAAGTAAGTTCAGGAAGCATTGAAGAACAAATAGAGAATTTGTTCCAATCAACCAATGAATATTATCAAAAAGCATTTGAAAATTATAAGCGAAAATTAGCCGCTGTAAACCGTAAAAATTCTAAAAACAATTCTGACTTTTTTAATGCCAATACCGAGTTGCTCTCATACAGCAATATGTTGCTCACCAAATACAATGATGCATTGGTATCGTTTACCAACGACGCCCGCAAAAAGTTTCAAGAGCAATACCACGCCAATAAAAAAATTAGAAATTACGCTGTTATTGGATTGATATTTTTAATGGTGCTTATATCTATTTTGTTGGCATTTTTAACCCGATTGGCATTTGTTTATGAAAAAAGATTAGAACAAGCAAAACAAAAAATTCAGCAAAACTTGAATTTTAAAAACCGTATCGTGGGAATGATCAGTCATGAAATACGTTCCCCATTAAACATTATTTCTATTTACACGCGCGGAATTAGCCGACAGGTGCAAGATGAAGAAGTAAAAGATTCATTAAAATCAATCGAAGCCACCACACAATCACTCTCGTTAATGGCGAATCAAATTTTAGAATTTTCAAAAAATGAAAACAAAAAGCTAATATTAAACAAAACCACATTCAATCTGAAAACAGAATTAGATGAAATATTAAAATCGTTAGCGCATTTTGTGAACAATAATGGTAATAAATTAGTAATTAACAATACCATTACCCACGATGTGATGCTGCACTCCGATAGTGTGAAAATACATCAGTTGTTCTACAACATAATAGGAAACGCTAATAAATTCACCAAAAAGGGCGAAATAGTTGCAAACATAGCTATAGAAAAAATAGACGAACACACACAAAATTTAAAAGTATCCATTAAAGACAATGGAGCAGGTATCAGCGAAAAAGATTTAAAACATATATTTGAAAGTTACCATCAAGGCAAAATAGCTGCAGATGTTCAGAATTTAGGAGCAGGTTTGGGATTGAATTTGTGTAAGGAAATAGTGGAATTATTCCAAGGAAAAATTTCCGTTACTAGTAAACCCAACACCGAAACTGTAGTAACATTCAATTTAATTCTAGATACACAAAATAAGGAATCAAAACAATAG
- a CDS encoding response regulator transcription factor, which produces MKKNEKNYKIITADDHSVVTKSLGFILKDMFSNAEVYELDNLSEVMKKIESTSIDLLILDVSFPDGNSLNLIPTLRKLQPHLKILIFSGHDEDIYAIRYVQAGASGYLNKLSNEAEIQNAIHTVMNSGKYFSKYIQEKITDSYLFRKPINPMDQLSNRELEIARLMVEGYGNIEICAALDLQKSTVSTYKTRIFEKLEVENLSDLIQLFSLYKEV; this is translated from the coding sequence ATGAAAAAAAATGAAAAGAATTATAAAATCATAACAGCTGATGATCACAGTGTGGTTACAAAATCGCTTGGTTTTATATTGAAAGATATGTTCAGCAATGCAGAGGTTTATGAGTTAGACAATCTTAGCGAGGTAATGAAAAAGATAGAATCAACAAGCATAGATTTGTTGATATTAGACGTTTCTTTCCCCGACGGAAATTCTTTAAACTTAATTCCAACTTTGCGAAAATTGCAACCACATTTAAAAATTTTAATATTTTCAGGGCACGACGAAGACATCTATGCCATTCGTTATGTGCAAGCTGGCGCAAGTGGGTATTTGAACAAATTAAGCAACGAAGCCGAAATTCAAAACGCCATTCATACCGTGATGAATTCAGGAAAATATTTTAGTAAATACATTCAAGAAAAAATTACCGACAGCTATCTTTTCAGAAAGCCCATAAACCCTATGGATCAACTCTCAAACCGCGAGTTGGAAATAGCCCGTTTAATGGTAGAAGGATACGGGAATATTGAAATTTGTGCAGCTTTAGATTTGCAAAAATCAACAGTAAGCACCTACAAAACCCGCATCTTTGAAAAGTTAGAAGTAGAAAACCTATCCGACCTCATACAACTCTTCAGCCTTTATAAAGAAGTTTAA